Proteins found in one Quercus robur chromosome 2, dhQueRobu3.1, whole genome shotgun sequence genomic segment:
- the LOC126712541 gene encoding uncharacterized protein LOC126712541 encodes MINNHKNIVTMHISRWVSDLDWRFLFLIIPPISLFLFISLSSTPNNPFSSFAPLRDFIISHAFSPPPQVDNSNSSVINGTNSAGTQSWWRKRKDELDRSRMAVCLVGGARRFELTGPSIVEKILKVYPNSDLFLHSPLDQNSFKFSLLKSAPRLASVRIFEPKTLPETESQVRVLTAANSPNGIQGLLQYFNLVEGCLTMIKAYQEEKNFKYDWIVRTRVDGYWNAPLDPRNFVPGKYLVPPGSTFGGLNDRLGIGDFNTSTVALSRLALIPKLDSAGYHQLNSEASFKFQLSTLGVPYIAKRLPFCIVSDRKYSFPPSPYGVPVAAISSPGPLSGAKCRPCTPACQDKCVANVMLSLYKGWSWTNWRNGALQLCDAHGDWEKGWEKIFDRVAGKKLAESRKRVKKMKLKQCVDDFEEMKKKRSGSWESPEVEVMCRVGLGLGPK; translated from the exons ATGATAAACAACCATAAAAACATCGTCACCATGCATATTTCGAGATGGGTTTCAGATCTTGATTGGcgttttctctttttgataaTCCCAcctatctctctttttctcttcatttctctctcctccacaCCCAACAATCCCTTTTCCTCTTTTGCCCCTCTCCGAGACTTTATCATCAGCCACGCCTTTTCGCCACCACCGCAGGTCGACAATTCGAATTCTTCGGTGATAAATGGGACAAACTCGGCGGGGACTCAGTCGTGGTGGAGGAAGAGGAAGGACGAGTTGGATCGGTCAAGAATGGCggtttgtttggttggtggGGCCCGGAGGTTCGAGCTAACCGGACCGTCCATTGTGGAGAAGATTCTTAAAGTGTATCCGAATTCGGATCTTTTTTTGCACAGTCCATTGGACCAAAACTCGTTCAAGTTCTCACTTTTGAAAAGCGCTCCTAGACTCGCCTCGGTTCGAATCTTCGAGCCCAAGACCTTGCCGGAAACCGAGTCACAGGTCCGAGTCCTCACGGCGGCCAACTCGCCCAACGGTATTCAG ggCCTCTTGCAATACTTCAACCTGGTGGAGGGTTGCCTAACAATGATCAAAGCGtaccaagaagaaaaaaacttcaaatacgACTGGATAGTCCGAACCCGAGTCGACGGGTACTGGAACGCCCCGCTCGACCCGAGAAACTTCGTCCCGGGCAAATACTTGGTCCCGCCCGGATCCACATTCGGCGGACTCAACGACCGACTCGGAATCGGCGATTTCAACACCTCCACGGTGGCACTCTCGCGACTCGCGCTAATCCCGAAGCTCGACTCGGCCGGGTACCACCAACTCAACTCGGAGGCATCGTTCAAGTTCCAACTCAGCACCCTCGGCGTCCCTTACATCGCCAAACGCCTCCCATTCTGCATTGTGTCCGACCGGAAATACTCGTTTCCGCCGTCCCCCTACGGCGTTCCGGTGGCGGCGATTTCGAGCCCGGGCCCACTGAGTGGGGCGAAGTGCAGGCCGTGCACGCCGGCGTGTCAAGACAAGTGCGTGGCCAACGTGATGCTATCGCTTTACAAAGGGTGGAGCTGGACCAACTGGAGGAACGGGGCGCTTCAGCTCTGCGACGCGCATGGGGACTGGGAAAAAGGGTGGGAGAAAATTTTTGACCGAGTCGCCGGAAAAAAACTCGCTGAGTCGAGGAAGCGAGTTAAGAAGATGAAGTTGAAACAGTGTGTGGATGATtttgaggagatgaagaaaaagaggagTGGGAGTTGGGAGAGTCCAGAGGTGGAGGTGATGTGTAGAGTTGGGTTGGGGTTGGGACCAAAGTGA